In one Phyllostomus discolor isolate MPI-MPIP mPhyDis1 chromosome 8, mPhyDis1.pri.v3, whole genome shotgun sequence genomic region, the following are encoded:
- the MED9 gene encoding mediator of RNA polymerase II transcription subunit 9, whose protein sequence is MASAGLATGRQAEDALPLPAEPPLPETKPQPPPPVAAPQQPSPAPRPPSPAAMKEETYSFLPLVHNIIKCMDKDSPDVHQDLNALKTKFQEMRKVISTMPGIHLSPEQQQQQLHSLREQVRTKNELLQKYKSLCMFEIPKE, encoded by the exons ATGGCTTCCGCCGGATTGGCCACCGGGCGACAAGCCGAGGATGCGTTACCGCTGCCGGCCGAGCCACCGCTGCCCGAGACGAAGCCTCAGCCGCCGCCGCCGGTCGCCGCGCCGCAGCAGCCTTCGCCGGCGCCGAGGCCGCCCTCCCCCGCGGCCATGAAGGAGGAGACCTATTCTTTCTTACCTTTAGTCCACAACATCATCAAATG CATGGACAAGGACAGCCCAGATGTCCACCAGGACCTGAACGCTCTCAAAACCAAGTTCCAGGAGATGCGGAAGGTCATCAGCACCATGCCTGGCATCCACCTGAGccccgagcagcagcagcagcagctgcacagCCTCCGGGAGCAAGTCAGGACCAAGAACGAGCTTCTGCAGAAGTACAAGAGCCTCTGCATGTTCGAGATCCCCAAGGAGTAG
- the RASD1 gene encoding dexamethasone-induced Ras-related protein 1: MKLAAMIKKMSPSDSELSIPAKNCYRMVILGSSKVGKTAIVSRFLTGRFEDAYTPTIEDFHRKFYSIRGEVYQLDILDTSGNHPFPAMRRLSILTGDVFILVFSLDNRDSFEEVQRLKQQILDTKSCLKNKTKENVDVPLVICGNKGDRGFYREVEQSEIEQLVGNDPQRCAYFEISAKKNSSLDQMFRALFTMAKLPREMSPDLHRKVSVQYCEVLHKKALGSKKLLRAGGGDQTDAFGIVAPFARRPSVHSDLMYVRQKAGGGQAKDKERCVIS, translated from the exons ATGAAACTGGCCGCGATGATCAAGAAGATGAGCCCGAGCGATTCGGAGCTGAGTATACCGGCCAAGAATTGCTACCGCATGGTCATTCTCGGCTCGTCCAAGGTGGGCAAGACGGCCATCGTGTCGCGATTCCTCACGGGTCGCTTCGAGGACGCCTACACTCCCACTATCGAGGACTTCCACCGCAAGTTCTACTCCATCCGCGGCGAGGTCTACCAGCTTGACATTCTTGACACGTCAGGCAATCACCCGTTCCCCGCCATGAGGCGCCTCTCCATCCTCACTG GAGATGTTTTCATCCTTGTGTTCAGCCTGGACAACCGCGACTCCTTCGAGGAGGTGCAGAGGCTCAAGCAGCAGATCCTTGATACCAAGTCTTGcctcaagaacaaaacaaaggagaACGTGGACGTGCCCCTGGTCATCTGTGGCAACAAGGGTGACCGGGGCTTCTATCGAGAGGTGGAGCAGTCCGAGATAGAGCAGCTGGTGGGCAACGACCCCCAGCGCTGCGCCTACTTCGAGATCTCGGCCAAAAAGAACAGCAGCCTGGACCAGATGTTCCGGGCACTCTTCACCATGGCCAAGCTGCCCAGAGAGATGAGCCCGGACCTGCACCGCAAGGTGTCGGTGCAATACTGCGAGGTACTGCACAAGAAGGCGCTGGGGAGCAAGAAGCTGCTGCGAGCTGGGGGCGGCGACCAGACAGACGCCTTTGGCATCGTGGCGCCCTTTGCACGCAGGCCCAGCGTGCACAGCGACCTCATGTACGTGCGCCAGAAGGCGGGCGGTGGCCAGGCCAAGGACAAGGAGCGCTGCGTAATCAGCTAG